The nucleotide window TCAAACGTGTGGCGAATTTTTGACTCtatcagaaatcagaatattatctacctactctAACAAAATTCTTCACATCAACATCATCATACATTTTTCATGTTTACGTCATTGTTTCTCATGTTTCATTAATGTTATGTACTCAATACTCATCCATAGTAATGAAAGACATGAACCAATGTTTATCACTCAATCGTTTTACAATcgcattatacatattatatcttgtattatttttacgagagggttattttttcttttgccaAATAAACTGTGAAATTGTTGATATTTTCCACGCGGTTAATGTACTATTAGATGATTTAGTAATAGACATAAAACCTATTAAATGGTAGAACTACGGGTTTTAAAAGAAATGTGAACCATTAAATTACATATTGTAAAGCAAATGATTAGATACACTTACTTGAACCCATGACAAGCCTACTTGATGATCAGAGCGATAAAAACGTGATACCTTATTTTGCTCCGCCTGTCTGTATACGGATTTAGAGCCAGACACTATAAAGTGTTGTAATGGTGCATTGTATGCAAGAAACCACAAGGTCACCGGTATTATGTCATTGACAGGACTGAACTTAATTAAAATGACTACGACGTAATAGAAACAATTAAAATTGCTATCAAGTGTGggtatttttattgattagCTGGTGTTAAGTTGTTGGCACTGCTTTGTTATGTGTTAggtttataaattaattttattcttagaTCCTTTCAAACCATCTTGATGCTATCTAAGTATCTTCGTATACAACCCTCTTATATTCGTTTGACTCTTCCACTCATAGATAAAAGAAAGTTTATCTATGCTTCTACTCGTTCccaaattatgaaattatgcCCTATCTCGTTTACATCTTTTGTAAGCATTCTTTTTATCAGTGTTGAGAGTTGACCTGCCCTCTCTTAGTTATAATCAGACTTATCAGGGCCCGTCAACAGccctttttgattttccattCCACGCAATTTCATGGTCGAAGAACTTtgtaatttaacttttaaaaaggtAGGTATGACTTTATATAACCAGCACATTAAAAATGCGTTAGAGGCAATTGTTCCCATATAGTAAAATAGTCTGTCATGACCTCGAGCGACTAGTCATTCTTCCTCTTCTTTCCTTTTTTTTCCTCtacaaattaagtaggtatggaaTTACTGCATCTTCATTTGATGAATGCAACTCATTTCTTGTTCAAGCTTTAACCATATAAAGTTAAACAGGTTTCACAAGTTGCTGTTTAGAAGGCATGTGACGATATTAACGTATCGACTGAAGAAGTGGAGCACTGCTAATTAAACTAATGCTCGCTTGTAACTAAATACCTACGTCATGTTGCACAAGAGTTAACAACTAGATACTTCAATTTTGGCCTTAGGCATAGCATTTTATAATAACGAAAATGAGTTTCGCGGTTGGGTTGGTGAGAGATGATGGAAAGTTCCTCACTACATAGGTACTTCAtgtaatatcataaaatattctTCTGATTTCTTAAATATCAgcctttgaaaaaaatatagttttacttatgatatattttaaaagaCAGTTTTCTCATCTTACGATAGATGACGGgtatttttaagataataatataattcggGCTATATCTAAAGTCTAttgatgaaatttttaatatgtttACTGTGCTATAGTAATATTATGCTTAATTTCGCCTCTTTTCCCCCTTTGTCATATCATGTCCAACCTCGATAGCAACAGTATGAATGGCCTGACGGACAAAAGACTTCACCATTACAAAGATAGGTATAGTAAATAACCTTTAGTCCGCGAAAAAAGGACTCTTTTAGCAGTAATTCTCCAGGATAGCGACAAGCGACTAGTTTCTTAGAGCATTGTGATTCTAGTAAGTATAGTCATCTTTTATGGATATTTTATCGGACATGATTTGATCATCTCTATTTCACAAGGGGTATTTTCGTAATATATTAGAATCCTCAATGTCCTGGAAACGCTTTCCTAATTTAACCTTGATCTTATAATCTTCTGTGGGTGGGTTCATCTGGTATCAACTCTTCCAGCTGTAGGTACTGCTAGGAAAACAATTCAGTCGATCTTTTTTCTTCCTAATTACCATTCGTCTGCCATATAGTCGATTAGGATCATCTTTCTGTCCATACTGATATTCTTTCCTGTTAAGCTTTCCAATTGCAATTATAGACATCACTGAAGATCATTGAATACAGAAAAATTTGTGCTCGATGTTGTTACGATTACctgcttatttaaaaaaaaaggcatAGCATAGGCAATTTCGTTTTTGACCTCCGGCTATTATGGCTTAAGTGGGTGAGAGTTTTACGTGTGTTATGCTTGCGATCGAGTTCAGCGACCCGTTACGGTCACTATTCAATCTGGATCGAGCATGCGCGACGCTTTCATCCTTTGAGACACCTATTATGTGATTTTTAGATGCGACTAATAGTCGGACATTGAACTGTGCGAGTGCATTTTATGAGATATCAATTAGGGTTGGCACGCATTCGACAGTTACTACTAGACAGACTACGAACTGAGGGTGTTTTGGGTGTTTCAAACTTAGGCCAGGTCAGTGGGTCGCGCAGCCTCCCGAAGCGACTGGGAGAGACGCGCCTCTATCGACCGCGTGCCGCCGGATTTAGGGCTGTCAGTTTTGACTTCCGCGTTTCTGTAGAGAAAATTTTTGCTAGTGCTTATGTATcataattttttacaatttaattaGGCTCTTTGGCACGCCTCAGGTCGACTCCAGGCGGAAAACAGTACCTATTGTTATGTGTGCCTTAAGAGTGTATAAAACTCATGTCAATACAAAATGTGGAGTAAAACTTTTGTCACAAGAGACTATTTAGAAAAAgatcaataatattttaaaagagcaaACTTCTTTTAACTCTCAGTGTTCATACCTCTTAGAATAATATACAATACACGTTCCATGTATTGTCCAAGTGTTCCCCTCATGGCCACCCCATGGCTAAACAATAAAAATCCCTCTCGCTATTAGGAGTGCAATTTATAATATAGGGGCGTCGTTGCCGCCCCTGGTTTTGGTGATCTTGCGCGCAGCATCCATTTCTGCGCAACTCCCGGCGCAATTCAGCCGCGGGTACGGACCAAAGCCGCACCTTCGTACTTCCGGAGTCTCTTGCCTAGAAAAGGCTCCTCGCGAACCCTCCTTAACCTGCTTCTTATCCCTAACCTAGTACCCTGTGCTATGTCCACCTTTTTGTGAAGTGTCCCCGAGTTTTTGTGAAGAGCCATGGGCAAGGATAAACACCAGCCCACTGAGGCTGAAGTGAAGGTGGCCACAGTGGAGCTGGATGTCGTGGATAACATGGCGACGCTGCCAGTTGGCCAACATCGACAACAGGGTAGTGATATTGCCATCGCCGAAAAACATAACAACGCTAACAAAGAGATGGAGTTGAAATGCGTTCAGCCGAAGCCGTCGAAGAAGTAGGTCTTGATAATAGAAATTTAATTTCTAATCGAAAGTCATGATCCGCGAGACGAATTGGTtgtgattaattattttattaattaacgtTCAGGTACTAATTAATAAACGTTAAGTTATCaaatttattttccaaaatacaatgataaataaaataattacaaatatataaaatttggtacatgtAATGGTAAAAATGATTTACGGTTAGGTACTGTTTGCAGTGCTATTAAAATTTCCATAGCGGAGCTCTCATCTCGCGCTCGACTTTTCACCTTCTTTTGTCCATGACCCACTATTATAATACCGCAGTTTAAGTAAGCAGTGATTTCAAAGATATGAAAATGTTTTCACCTGTGTTAGAAATCTTAAAGTAAAAGTATTATTTGACAAAGTTTGATTAATATGAAGTCTAAAACATGAAAAACATCAAATTGTGTTTCTTACTTAATAAgaaatatttaagttttattatgttttatttgtttcagaaCCTCGCTGTTCATCATTTCAAGTTTCATCTACGCGAAACTTCTGGTGGTCGTGTGTATTGCATATGTTGTCAGTGATGTGATTACACATAACTTGCCGCTTTACTACTATGAAGGATTTTTCACATATTTATATGGCATGAGTATATTATTCTTGCTATATGTGTTCTGCTTTCTTTTACAAGGTACGAGTAtcagtcaaaattattttatgtataaaatcaTACTTTGTTCCTTTGATATCTCGTGATACATCTATGgagtaatttttgtttctagaaAGCGCATGCTGCAACGGAAGTCCTCCAAAACCCAAACCTCCTCCAAAAGAAAAGAAACcgaagaaagaaaaagaaaagaagacCAAAGACAAAGAGGGTAAAGACGGTAAAGATGGAAAAGATGGAAAGAAAGATGGCAAGAAAGATggaaaaaataaagataaagacaAGAAAGAGGATGCTGGAAAAGACAAGACCAAAGAAAGCAAAAAGCAGAGTCAATTTCAGGTATGCCTTTTTTTAAAGCGTGGTCAACAGCACATCACCAGCACATCCAATACATTGTTTATAACATACATATTTATCACATTATTTGTCTTTTCTATTTATCGTTttgtgttaaataaaataactaatttatttatgaatcaAATTACGTGATTTTGTCCGTTTTGTGACACATTAGCACTCGGTCGCAATTTTTTATTGGCTTTCCACTGAATCCACGTTTTCGTAAATGCTTTGTTAGGAAGTTACTGGCGCATGACCCCTTTTTGTTTATGCTGCctactttttgttttttccaTATCATTTGGGCAGGAGGTGTATCCCCGTAAGATGCGTGATAAAGTTCGACAACAACAATTGCAAATGCAAATGGCGCAATATTATGCCTCCGAACAGGTGAGGTTATACTTACCAGAATCCCGCTTTATCATTTACGTATTTTATGACCACCGAACGCTTTGGATGTGCTGTTGTACTTTGATTGTTTGaataaacatgtattcaatGCTTTATACGTTAGTCGCCTATTTCACTGTTTTTGCTTcgaaattgattaaaaattaaatcattaGGACTATGATATCAAGCCTTTTGAACCAAGctgtttttttgcaatttgattcaaaagcacttgtaaaagtttatttgaatacaaatctattctattctattctattttgaaCAGctccttttttattttagtcCTGATTTTGTTGCATTTTGTGTACCCCAGAGTTATTGGCGTTTACTGGATAATAAATCAAACAACTTATTTTTATGCTCTTgtcataataacaataatatatctATCATTCCAAACAAATGCATCTTCACACTAAGTATAATTGAACGGTTGAACCATTCGCAGTGCCAAACTATATAAGACAGACTGATCAACGAATAAttcttatttattagtttttgtttgTGCCTGTTAAATATAAATTGAATTTTCATTTATTCAGCATTTTCGTAAGAGAACGTGTATTTGATGATTATCAATATTTTCTAAATGCTGTTTTATTCTATAGCAACAAGATGTGGTGGAACTCGAAGCGGGTCCTGTTGCACGACCTATGCGCCGTCGCAAGACTTCCCAGAATGAACACAGTCACGGCAGTTTTTTCCTTAGAATCGGTGCTATtggtaaataaaagttttagtcATTCCAAAAAGAAATATATTAACGGTGCTTATTCGTATTTGTATTAATATTGTGTATGTTAATTTCATTTACAGCGTTTGGGCTTGGGACTATGATTTATAATGGATTGGAATTCGGGACGTTCTTTGAGTTGCCACTTGAGTCCCCGTGCTATCTAATTTTGAAAGGTGTAAACCCGGTTCTACAAATGGTTTTTACATTTAtgcaaatgtattttattttcatgaattCCCGAGTAAGTAGCCACATCTATTTTAACTACGCaaattaactaagtattttacaaatatactaatattatgttatcattACAGTTAAACATACATCGATTTAAAGTTATCGCCCGTTTTGGTTTGATGCATGTTGTTGCTACCAATATTTGCGTATGGATACGGACACTGGTGCTAGAATCCTTAAAAGAAATCACTGATTATCATGTGAGAAATCCTCAAGGTGTTCCTGGAGAAGGCGTACTTGgaagtatgtatttttaatatagtaTGTTTTTTAAACTTAGATTccaaattttgaaattaataagcATACTTTTTTGTTCAGAAGTTATCCGAAAACATACCTTAAGGCATTCAGGAAAAGTATTTGGGGCTGTTGCAACTGCCACAACAACAATAGCTAATACAGCTGCTACAATTGCCAAATCAACTGGAGATCAAATATTGAATGCAATATCATCGACAGCTGTGCCTACAACTACTCCAACGACTAGTAAGTATAGGCTTAAGAAACTTTTATCTTTGTTAGATATGACAGAATTGTCCTTATTATACTCGTTCTAACCCTTCATTTTACTGCATGTATGTTATTAAAAAACCTTGGACTAACTTTTCAGCGACTACTTCCTCGCCATATCATAATATCGGTGGTGGTTACGTTACTAAATCTAAAGTAATCGACTCTATAAAGGCTACTTTAGGGTATGACAATGGAGTACCCTACGATCGGAATTTCAAAAGTGCATGGCCAAATGATAACCCATTCACAACTACCTCCACTATATCACCAATCACAGTCGAAGCCGACAAAGTAACACCAACACAAACAGCAATGTTGGAAGTATTCCAATGGCTGTATTCATCGACTATGAAACCGATTATAAGCACAATGTCCACTTTGGTGGCATCCACTACTTCTGGATCACTGCCCGAAAGAGATGAATGGGGCAATAATATCGGAACATATCGTGTAGATGAACCACCGCATTCGCCAGGTTTGTCGACGGAGTATCAACTTCATACCATCTTCACGTTTCGTTCCCCGCCGTAGAAAATTTGTTTTGCGTAttctgtcatttgtgtttttcACTAGTTCGTCTAGGTGCACTGTTAATTAATCGAATCGATTGGATTTCACATTAGCATGTTTGTGTTTAGTTTTAATTGCACAAAAGGGTTTCAAATACTATGTATATttgatgatattattttaagagGCTTAAATATAATTCACAATAATTAtagatactttttatttatttttacagtaaACAACTCGACAGAGATTTTTGAATCTTATGACTCTCTTAACCCTGCTGCATTGATTGCCAACATTGATAACACTACAGTTTGTGGAAGAAATCCGATAATGGGCACAATAGTTTCGGATTCAGCTCCATATCTCTATCCATTTATAATTGAATATTCGTTAATTGGAGCGGCTGTAATATACGTTATGTGGAAGCACATCGGTAGATATCccaggtaaatatttttattgatatctCAAAATGGCGTTTAAACTAACGTAGTTGAAAccatttaacttttaatatgcataaattcataaaaatcattcatttaaaaaaaaacgcaataATTTGTGATGTATATAGTTAACTGTAGTTTCATCAGACATTGCACGATTAGTATAGCATTAACACCAAAACCATCGCATACGTTAATGACGTGTGCGTTCGCGTTTGGTTGCAGCGTGGCCAACGATGAAGATCTGGAAAGACGTCTGGAGGCTGTTCTGTCCCGCAGGGCAGCGGCGTTGGCGGCGGCTCAGCGCGGCAATCGAGTTGACTGCGCTGGTGCTTCGAAGGGACTCTTCTGCGGACTTCTTCTCCTCGTCGCTTCTCTCATCTGCTTGATCCTGTTCTTCGTCCTGATAAGACATCAAGAACTGAAACGCCTATCTATTTACTTGGCTGATGTTTCTCATTGTGCTCTGATGGTGCTGTCCATTTTGGCTATACTGATCGGATTTATTCGGTAAGATAAACACATTTTCTACGAAAACCTCTCGCTTCTCGCTTTATTATATACATGTTGTATAAAAAACGCACCGAATTGAGAACATCCTccgttttggatttttttttaaatcagcaaATTTTAGTGCACAGATTCACTGCACTCTTGTCCGCAATTTCGGTGTGAGCACGCActtaaatttacaaaatatttttaaaggctAGTGAAATTAACAAATTATTTTGAGATAATTCAAttctaactttttttaatatcatgAATGTGTATTACTTTAGttaattactataaaaattatgaaactatagagtttagaaattataaagcgaccaaattttattttgttttgttgagtTTTAACATTTATGTTTGTTTATCGTTATCATAGTGTTGTgttgtttaattaatttgtttagatttcCTTTTCTTATgagaatttttgtttttttccttGACCCTATCATTTCCTTTCACTTTGACTTTCCCGGCATTCTTGCAACAATTCAAAATGCTCCACCCACTTCCTGCGTACTTCATGCATTTCACAATTCACACATGAAAATACAATTTTGTGGTTAACCTTTATGTTTacacttattatttacatttgaaCATTATTGTTTTTCCTTGTTTTAAACTTTATGTTCACCATATCTGGTTTTTCCCTTTATCACCAAGTAGTGGTAGAAAACTGAAATGGAGCTCAAACCCTTCCTCCTGTACCGAACCTCTTCGCAGGGTGCAATCGTTGAAGTTCCGCTCAGAAGAACAGTCAGATCTAAATGATATACTGCTACGTGTCTCTGCATTTGGACTCTTCGTGTATGCTGTGTTCAGCGTGATCGCTGGTGGAATGGGAGCTTTTACTCATGAACCCAATCTCTTAGTCATGATTACTGGATGCTTGAGTGTTTTTCAGGTTAGTATTATTTGTTTCACTTATAAAAACTTAGATGAGGAACActttgtttgttttaaaaatgcaaatatttttttatgtaatgcaACTAGAAATGCGCACAGTTTAACGGGACTGGTGCAATTAGCATTACACAcaaatggatttttttttcaaaagaaattataatattttgtctgtgaataaaataaaccgTCAATGCTGAAGTTATTTGAGCaaactatt belongs to Maniola jurtina chromosome 6, ilManJurt1.1, whole genome shotgun sequence and includes:
- the LOC123866329 gene encoding proton channel OtopLc isoform X8, which codes for MGKDKHQPTEAEVKVATVELDVVDNMATLPVGQHRQQGSDIAIAEKHNNANKEMELKCVQPKPSKKTSLFIISSFIYAKLLVVVCIAYVVSDVITHNLPLYYYEGFFTYLYGMSILFLLYVFCFLLQESACCNGSPPKPKPPPKEKKPKKEKEKKTKDKEGKDGKDGKDGKKDGKKDGKNKDKDKKEDAGKDKTKESKKQSQFQEVYPRKMRDKVRQQQLQMQMAQYYASEQQQDVVELEAGPVARPMRRRKTSQNEHSHGSFFLRIGAIAFGLGTMIYNGLEFGTFFELPLESPCYLILKGVNPVLQMVFTFMQMYFIFMNSRLNIHRFKVIARFGLMHVVATNICVWIRTLVLESLKEITDYHVRNPQGVPGEGVLGKVIRKHTLRHSGKVFGAVATATTTIANTAATIAKSTGDQILNAISSTAVPTTTPTTTTTSSPYHNIGGGYVTKSKVIDSIKATLGYDNGVPYDRNFKSAWPNDNPFTTTSTISPITVEADKVTPTQTAMLEVFQWLYSSTMKPIISTMSTLVASTTSGSLPERDEWGNNIGTYRVDEPPHSPVNNSTEIFESYDSLNPAALIANIDNTTVCGRNPIMGTIVSDSAPYLYPFIIEYSLIGAAVIYVMWKHIGRYPSVANDEDLERRLEAVLSRRAAALAAAQRGNRVDCAGASKGLFCGLLLLVASLICLILFFVLIRHQELKRLSIYLADVSHCALMVLSILAILIGFIRVQSLKFRSEEQSDLNDILLRVSAFGLFVYAVFSVIAGGMGAFTHEPNLLVMITGCLSVFQVVLQLLFIADVSRRRVHLPEQERSKPARQAVTFLLICNVTMWLIYTFEAQKVLANPVQLDFYGFVAWSLVQRFTLPLCIFHRFHSAVTLAEIWKTSYKARLE
- the LOC123866329 gene encoding proton channel OtopLc isoform X7 — translated: MGKDKHQPTEAEVKVATVELDVVDNMATLPVGQHRQQGSDIAIAEKHNNANKEMELKCVQPKPSKKTSLFIISSFIYAKLLVVVCIAYVVSDVITHNLPLYYYEGFFTYLYGMSILFLLYVFCFLLQESACCNGSPPKPKPPPKEKKPKKEKEKKTKDKEGKDGKDGKDGKKDGKKDGKNKDKDKKEDAGKDKTKESKKQSQFQEVYPRKMRDKVRQQQLQMQMAQYYASEQQQDVVELEAGPVARPMRRRKTSQNEHSHGSFFLRIGAIAFGLGTMIYNGLEFGTFFELPLESPCYLILKGVNPVLQMVFTFMQMYFIFMNSRLNIHRFKVIARFGLMHVVATNICVWIRTLVLESLKEITDYHVRNPQGVPGEGVLGKVIRKHTLRHSGKVFGAVATATTTIANTAATIAKSTGDQILNAISSTAVPTTTPTTTTTSSPYHNIGGGYVTKSKVIDSIKATLGYDNGVPYDRNFKSAWPNDNPFTTTSTISPITVEADKVTPTQTAMLEVFQWLYSSTMKPIISTMSTLVASTTSGSLPERDEWGNNIGTYRVDEPPHSPVNNSTEIFESYDSLNPAALIANIDNTTVCGRNPIMGTIVSDSAPYLYPFIIEYSLIGAAVIYVMWKHIGRYPSVANDEDLERRLEAVLSRRAAALAAAQRGNRVDCAGASKGLFCGLLLLVASLICLILFFVLIRHQELKRLSIYLADVSHCALMVLSILAILIGFIRGRKLKWSSNPSSCTEPLRRVQSLKFRSEEQSDLNDILLRVSAFGLFVYAVFSVIAGGMGAFTHEPNLLVMITGCLSVFQVVLQLLFIADVSRRRVHLPEQERSKPARQAVTFLLICNVTMWLIYTFEAQKVLANPVQLDFYGFVAWSLVQRFTLPLCIFHRFHSAVTLAEIWKTSYKARLE
- the LOC123866329 gene encoding proton channel OtopLc isoform X9 — encoded protein: MQRCPYIHEMKERLLGAPVDGVERDQRTQHEPVPDPQVGTIVKLNSDGYGSHTSPARAPLVADECEAPADETDALTPTEAVLRYRACCQPDTKPKNAKTSLFIISSFIYAKLLVVVCIAYVVSDVITHNLPLYYYEGFFTYLYGMSILFLLYVFCFLLQESACCNGSPPKPKPPPKEKKPKKEKEKKTKDKEGKDGKDGKDGKKDGKKDGKNKDKDKKEDAGKDKTKESKKQSQFQEVYPRKMRDKVRQQQLQMQMAQYYASEQQQDVVELEAGPVARPMRRRKTSQNEHSHGSFFLRIGAIAFGLGTMIYNGLEFGTFFELPLESPCYLILKGVNPVLQMVFTFMQMYFIFMNSRLNIHRFKVIARFGLMHVVATNICVWIRTLVLESLKEITDYHVRNPQGVPGEGVLGKVIRKHTLRHSGKVFGAVATATTTIANTAATIAKSTGDQILNAISSTAVPTTTPTTINNSTEIFESYDSLNPAALIANIDNTTVCGRNPIMGTIVSDSAPYLYPFIIEYSLIGAAVIYVMWKHIGRYPSVANDEDLERRLEAVLSRRAAALAAAQRGNRVDCAGASKGLFCGLLLLVASLICLILFFVLIRHQELKRLSIYLADVSHCALMVLSILAILIGFIRGRKLKWSSNPSSCTEPLRRVQSLKFRSEEQSDLNDILLRVSAFGLFVYAVFSVIAGGMGAFTHEPNLLVMITGCLSVFQVVLQLLFIADVSRRRVHLPEQERSKPARQAVTFLLICNVTMWLIYTFEAQKVLANPVQLDFYGFVAWSLVQRFTLPLCIFHRFHSAVTLAEIWKTSYKARLE
- the LOC123866329 gene encoding proton channel OtopLc isoform X3; protein product: MQRCPYIHEMKERLLGAPVDGVERDQRTQHEPVPDPQLNSDGYGSHTSPARAPLVADECEAPADETDALTPTEAVLRYRACCQPDTKPKNAKTSLFIISSFIYAKLLVVVCIAYVVSDVITHNLPLYYYEGFFTYLYGMSILFLLYVFCFLLQESACCNGSPPKPKPPPKEKKPKKEKEKKTKDKEGKDGKDGKDGKKDGKKDGKNKDKDKKEDAGKDKTKESKKQSQFQEVYPRKMRDKVRQQQLQMQMAQYYASEQQQDVVELEAGPVARPMRRRKTSQNEHSHGSFFLRIGAIAFGLGTMIYNGLEFGTFFELPLESPCYLILKGVNPVLQMVFTFMQMYFIFMNSRLNIHRFKVIARFGLMHVVATNICVWIRTLVLESLKEITDYHVRNPQGVPGEGVLGKVIRKHTLRHSGKVFGAVATATTTIANTAATIAKSTGDQILNAISSTAVPTTTPTTTTTSSPYHNIGGGYVTKSKVIDSIKATLGYDNGVPYDRNFKSAWPNDNPFTTTSTISPITVEADKVTPTQTAMLEVFQWLYSSTMKPIISTMSTLVASTTSGSLPERDEWGNNIGTYRVDEPPHSPVNNSTEIFESYDSLNPAALIANIDNTTVCGRNPIMGTIVSDSAPYLYPFIIEYSLIGAAVIYVMWKHIGRYPSVANDEDLERRLEAVLSRRAAALAAAQRGNRVDCAGASKGLFCGLLLLVASLICLILFFVLIRHQELKRLSIYLADVSHCALMVLSILAILIGFIRGRKLKWSSNPSSCTEPLRRVQSLKFRSEEQSDLNDILLRVSAFGLFVYAVFSVIAGGMGAFTHEPNLLVMITGCLSVFQVVLQLLFIADVSRRRVHLPEQERSKPARQAVTFLLICNVTMWLIYTFEAQKVLANPVQLDFYGFVAWSLVQRFTLPLCIFHRFHSAVTLAEIWKTSYKARLE
- the LOC123866329 gene encoding proton channel OtopLc isoform X5 — its product is MQRCPYIHEMKERLLGAPVDGVERDQRTQHEPVPDPQVGTIVKLNSDGYGSHTSPARAPLVADECEAPADETDALTPTEAVLRYRACCQPDTKPKNAKTSLFIISSFIYAKLLVVVCIAYVVSDVITHNLPLYYYEGFFTYLYGMSILFLLYVFCFLLQESACCNGSPPKPKPPPKEKKPKKEKEKKTKDKEGKDGKDGKDGKKDGKKDGKNKDKDKKEDAGKDKTKESKKQSQFQEVYPRKMRDKVRQQQLQMQMAQYYASEQQQDVVELEAGPVARPMRRRKTSQNEHSHGSFFLRIGAIAFGLGTMIYNGLEFGTFFELPLESPCYLILKGVNPVLQMVFTFMQMYFIFMNSRLNIHRFKVIARFGLMHVVATNICVWIRTLVLESLKEITDYHVRNPQGVPGEGVLGKVIRKHTLRHSGKVFGAVATATTTIANTAATIAKSTGDQILNAISSTAVPTTTPTTTTTSSPYHNIGGGYVTKSKVIDSIKATLGYDNGVPYDRNFKSAWPNDNPFTTTSTISPITVEADKVTPTQTAMLEVFQWLYSSTMKPIISTMSTLVASTTSGSLPERDEWGNNIGTYRVDEPPHSPVNNSTEIFESYDSLNPAALIANIDNTTVCGRNPIMGTIVSDSAPYLYPFIIEYSLIGAAVIYVMWKHIGRYPSVANDEDLERRLEAVLSRRAAALAAAQRGNRVDCAGASKGLFCGLLLLVASLICLILFFVLIRHQELKRLSIYLADVSHCALMVLSILAILIGFIRVQSLKFRSEEQSDLNDILLRVSAFGLFVYAVFSVIAGGMGAFTHEPNLLVMITGCLSVFQVVLQLLFIADVSRRRVHLPEQERSKPARQAVTFLLICNVTMWLIYTFEAQKVLANPVQLDFYGFVAWSLVQRFTLPLCIFHRFHSAVTLAEIWKTSYKARLE
- the LOC123866329 gene encoding proton channel OtopLc isoform X1, encoding MQRCPYIHEMKERLLGAPVDGVERDQRTQHEPVPDPQVGTIVKLNSDGYGSHTSPARAPLVADECEAPADETDALTPTEAVLRYRACCQPDTKPKNAKTSLFIISSFIYAKLLVVVCIAYVVSDVITHNLPLYYYEGFFTYLYGMSILFLLYVFCFLLQESACCNGSPPKPKPPPKEKKPKKEKEKKTKDKEGKDGKDGKDGKKDGKKDGKNKDKDKKEDAGKDKTKESKKQSQFQEVYPRKMRDKVRQQQLQMQMAQYYASEQQQDVVELEAGPVARPMRRRKTSQNEHSHGSFFLRIGAIAFGLGTMIYNGLEFGTFFELPLESPCYLILKGVNPVLQMVFTFMQMYFIFMNSRLNIHRFKVIARFGLMHVVATNICVWIRTLVLESLKEITDYHVRNPQGVPGEGVLGKVIRKHTLRHSGKVFGAVATATTTIANTAATIAKSTGDQILNAISSTAVPTTTPTTTTTSSPYHNIGGGYVTKSKVIDSIKATLGYDNGVPYDRNFKSAWPNDNPFTTTSTISPITVEADKVTPTQTAMLEVFQWLYSSTMKPIISTMSTLVASTTSGSLPERDEWGNNIGTYRVDEPPHSPVNNSTEIFESYDSLNPAALIANIDNTTVCGRNPIMGTIVSDSAPYLYPFIIEYSLIGAAVIYVMWKHIGRYPSVANDEDLERRLEAVLSRRAAALAAAQRGNRVDCAGASKGLFCGLLLLVASLICLILFFVLIRHQELKRLSIYLADVSHCALMVLSILAILIGFIRGRKLKWSSNPSSCTEPLRRVQSLKFRSEEQSDLNDILLRVSAFGLFVYAVFSVIAGGMGAFTHEPNLLVMITGCLSVFQVVLQLLFIADVSRRRVHLPEQERSKPARQAVTFLLICNVTMWLIYTFEAQKVLANPVQLDFYGFVAWSLVQRFTLPLCIFHRFHSAVTLAEIWKTSYKARLE